The stretch of DNA AGGCCGCCTGCCGATGCCCTCGACAACGGGACCGTGCCCGACGTCGAGGGGCTCGCCGGATCCGTGACGCCCGCCGGCGACGTCGCTTTCACCTGGAACAATCCGCAGCCCAAGCCGGGCGACAAATACAAGTGGCGGGTCTATACGATTGGCGGCGGCGGCGAATACCAGTCCATCGACCAGCCGCCCGTCCAGGTGAAGCCGAACCCGTCCGGGCAGACCTGCCTCCAGGTGATGATCGTCCGTACCGACGGCGCCTTCTCTCCGATGGAAGAAGCCTCCATCGGCTGCACCGGCCCATGAGCGGCACCACGTTCCAAGGATTCGCACAAGGACGCTATACAGAGCTTTGCCCGATGAGGAGGCACAGAAAATGGGGGATCTAGCAATAGATTTCTGTGGGGAATGGTATGAGCCCTCCGACGAGGACGTCTTCAACATCGGCCGCGAAGGCGACCTCGAAGTGGACGACAATCCGTACCTGCACAGGCAGTTCCTGCAGGTGGCCAACTACGACGGCATCTGGTGGCTCAGCAATGTGGGCAGCATGCTCTCCGCCACCGTGGCAGACGCCTCGGGCGGCATGCAGGCCTGGCTCGCGCCCGGGGCCCGGATCCCGCTGGTATTCAGCCACACCAACATCATCTTTACGGCAGGACCCACCACTTATGAATTCGCGGTCCACCTGAAGACGCCCTCGTTCCGGCAGGGAGCGCGTGAGGAGGACAGCAACGGGGACACCACCATCGGCCCGGTGGTGTTCACGGACTCGCAGAAGGCACTCATCGTGGCGCTCGCCGAGCCGATGCTGCGGCGCGAAGGGACCGGCTTCAGCGCTATCCCGTCCTCAGCGGCGGCCGCCAAAACGCTGGGCTGGGCCCTCACCCGCTTCAACCGGAAACTGGACAACGTGTGCGACAAACTGGACCGGGTGGGCGTTGTGGGCCTGCGCGGGGGCGGCGGCAAACTCGCCACGAACCGCCGCGCCCGGCTGGTGGAGCACGCAGTCACCTCGCACCTTGTCACCGCAGATGACCTGTACCTGCTCGAGAAGATGAGGGGCGTGGACGAAGGATGAGGATCCGGCTGACACTCCGCCGGGACCCTGCCGACGCCAAGGACCTTGCCATCACCGTGGACGGCCTCGCCACGGTGGCCGATGTGGCAACAACGCTGTGGGCCGCCGACCCTGCCCGTAAAGGCACGCCCGCCCCGGACAACCTGTCCCTGAAGATCGATGAGGCGTTTGTGGGCGGGGGCATGCGCGGCAACATCCTTGCCCGCGGGGACAACCTCCTCGAATCCGGCCTCCGGCCCGGCTCCGTGGTGTCGCTGACCCAGGTCAGCACACAGTTCGGTGACGCCGGGGCAAGCCGGGGCCCCGCGGCCGCCACCCTCCGCATATTGTCAGGGCCCGACGTCGGCCGTGAATTTTCGCTGCCCTCCGGTACCAGCTACATCGGCCGGGACCGGGACGTGGACATCCGGCTCTCCGATCCGCTGACTTCCAAACGCCATGCCCGGATCACCGTGGGTGAGGGCATCGAAATCGTGGACACCAACTCCGCCAACGGGCTCCTCATGGATGGCCTGCCGGTCACCCGGGCCACGCTGAACTCCTCGGACACCATCACCCTGGGCGACACCACCATCACCGTGGTTCCCCTGGGACACAACCAGGCGGCCGCGCCCACCTCGCCCCTGGTGGACTTCAACCGGTCACCCCGGGTGGTTCCCCGGTTCGAGGAACCGAAGCGCGTCTTGCCTGCCGGGCCCAAACGCCCCGAGGAGCACCCCTTCCCGTACATCATGCTGACGGTCCCGCTGCTGATGGGCATGGTGGTTTTCGCGGTCAGCAACAACCCGCTCTCGGCACTGTTTATCCTGATGATGCCGCTGTTCGTCGTGGGTAACTATGTGGACCAGAAGATGCGGACCAAACGCCAGCAAAAGGAACAGCTCAAGCATTTCCGTGCTTCCATGGCCGCCTTCCGGGAGGACATCACCGAACTCCAGCTCGTGGAGCGGGCCGTCCGGCTGCAGGAGGCACCCTCCGTGAGCGACACCGTTGATGCCATCTACAAACTGGGTCCGCTGCTCTGGACCCACCGCCCCGAGCACGGCGGCTTCCTTGGCCTGCGGTTCGGCCTGGGCACCGTGCCTTCGCGGGTGCTCCTGGAGGAACCGGGAAACAACGACACCGAGGTGGTGTACGCCCGCGAAATCCAGGACTGCATCAAGCAGTTCCGGGACATCGAAGGCGTTCCGGTGGTATCCCAACTCCGGTCAGCCGGCTCGCTGGGCATCGCCGGAGCCCGCGGGCTGGTCGACGACGTGGCCCGCGGCATGGTGCTCCAGCTCGCAGGGCTGCACTCGCCGGCCGAAGTGGTCCTCGCGGCCATCACCTCCGCCCAGTCGCGGGAACGGTGGACCTGGCTTCAGTGGCTGCCGCACGTCGGCTCCGGCCACAGCCCCCTTTCCGGTGACCACCTGGCCGCCGGTTCGGCCGGCGGCGCATCCCTGGTGGCCCGCCTCGAAGACCTCGTGGAGGCGAGGGAAGCGGCTGCCAGGCGTTCCGGCCCGGACCTTCGCCCGGGGCTGGATCCCGCCAAGGACGAGGTGGATGCACCGGTGGTTCCGGCCGTGCTGGTGATCGTGGAGGACGACGCCCCCGTGGACCGGGGACGCCTCACCCGGCTCGCCGAACGCGGCCCCGACGCCGGCGTCCACGTGCTCTGGATCGCCACGGACGTCCAGGCGCTGCCCGCTGCCTGCCGGGACTTCATGGCGGTGGACGGCGAACACGGCACCACCACCGGACAGGTCCGGCTGGGCCGCCACACGTACCCCGTCAGCTGCGAAAGCGTGGACGCCGCGCTCGCTGCCCAGCTGGCCAGGATGCTCACCCCGGTGGTGGACGTCGGCAAACCCGTCACCGACGATTCCGACCTCCCGCGCGCTGTCTCCTATGCCACCCTGATCGGCAAGGACTTCCTGGACAACCCGCAGGCCGTCGCCGAACGCTGGACGGAAAACAACTCCGTACACAGCAGCGCCGTGGCCAACCGCAAGGACAACGGCACCCTGCGCGCGCTGGTGGGCTCCAAAGGCATCGAACCGCTGTACCTGGACCTGAAGAACGAAGGCCCGCACGCCCTGGTGGGCGGGACCACCGGTGCCGGCAAGTCCGAATTCCTGCAATCCTGGGTGATGGGCATGGCCGCGGCGTACAGCCCGGACCGGGTTAGTTTCCTGTTCGTGGATTACAAGGGCGGGGCTGCTTTCGCGGACTGCATCAACCTGCCGCACACGGTAGGACTGGTTACGGACCTTTCGCCGCACCTGGTCCGGCGTGCGCTGACTTCGCTCCGGGCCGAACTGCACTACCGCGAGCAGCTGCTGAACCGGAAAAAGGCCAAGGACCTGTTGGCCCTGCAGCGTGAGGCCGATCCGGAGGCGCCGCCCTACCTGATCATCATCGTGGACGAATTCGCGGCGCTCGCCAGCGAAGTCCCGGAATTCGTGGACGGGGTGGTGGACGTCGCCGCGCGCGGGCGCTCCCTGGGCCTGCACCTCATCCTGGCCACCCAGCGGCCGGCCGGTGTGATCAAGGACAGCCTGCGCGCCAACACCAACCTCAGGGTTGCCTTGCGGATGGCCGACGAGGACGACGCCAGCGACATCCTGGGCGTCCCGGACGCCGCCTACTTCGACCCCTCCATCCCGGGCCGCGGTGCGGCAAAGACCGGGCCCGGCCGGATCCAGGGCTTCCAGACCGGCTACGCCGGGGGCTGGACAACAGACAAGCCCCAGCGGCCGCAGATCGACGTGGTGGAAATGGCGTTCGGCTCCGGCCCCAGCTGGGAGGCCCCGGCCCCGGAAAAGCCGGTGCTCGAAGCGCCGGCCGGCCCCAACGACATCGCGAGGATGACGGCGACCATTGTCCGCGCTGCCGGCACTCTCGCGATCAAGCCCCCGCGGAAACCATGGCTGGACGAACTGGCCAAAACCTACGATTTCTCCAGGCTGCCCAACCCCCGCACCGACGAGCAGTTGCTCCTCGGGGTGGCCGACGACCCGGTCCGGCAGGCCCAGCCCACGGTGTTCTACCAGCCTGACAAAGATGGCAACATGGCCATCTACGGTACGGGCGGTTCCGGAAAATCGGCGGCCTTGCGCGGCATTGCGATCGCTGCCGCCGTGACTCCCCGCGGCGGGCCCGTGCACGTCTACGGGATCGACTGCGGCTCCTCCGGGCTGCGGATGCTGGAAGAGCTTCCGCACGTGGGCGAGATCATCAATGGCGACGACGTGGAACGGGTGGGGCGCCTGCTGCGCCTGCTCCGGGACATCGCGGACCAGCGATCCGCCGCATTCGCCGAGGTGCGTGCTTCCACCATCGTCGAGTACCGGAAGCTCGCCAACCGGCCCGACGAGAAGCGGATCTTCGTCCTTGTAGACGGGATGTCCGCGTTCCGTGAGGCGTACGAACACAGCAGGTTGTCCGGGCTCTGGGACATCTTCCTGCAGCTGGCTACCGACGGCCGCACCCTCGGCATCCACCTGGTGGTCAGCGGGGACCGCCCCAATTCGGTCCCCGCCTCGCTGCTCGCTTCCATCCAGCGGCGCCTGGTGCTCCGGCTCTCCTCCGAGGACGACTACATTTCCGTGGACGTTCCGCGGGACGTGCTCGGTGCAGGATCCCCGCCCGGCCGCGGGCTCCTGGACGGGCTCGAGGTCCAGCTCGCAGTGCTGGGCGGGAACTCCAACCTGGCCCTGCAGGCGCGCGAGGTGCACAAGCTCAGCGAAGCAATGCTGCGCCAGGGCCTGGCGGCCGCCCCCGGCATCGAGAGGCTGCCGGAGCAGGTGGACCTGGACGTTCTGCCCGCCGGCGTCGCCAACCTGCCCGTGATCGGCGTCGACGACGAAACGCTCCAGCCGGCCGAGGTCATGGCACGGGGCCCGCTCCTCCTCGCCGGCCCGCCCGGCGCCGGCCGGACCGTGGCGCTTGTGACCCTGGCCTACGCCCTTCGCCGTTCCAACCCCGCCACTGAACTCGTCTACATCGGGGCCCGCCGGTCCGCCGTCGCCTCCCTGCCCATCTGGAACCGCTCGGTGGTGGGTCCGGACGATGTGGCCGAGGTGGTGGAAGACCTGGTGGAGCACTCTTCGGGAAATCCGGGCGCGCTGGCCATCTTCATCGAGGGGCTTACGGAGTTCACCGACACCCTGGCGGAGTCCGGTGTGGGCCAGCTGGTGACGGCATCCATCAAGGCGGACCAGTGGGTCATCGGTGAATCCGAGACCTCCACCTGGTCCTCGGCCTGGTCCCTCGCGCAGCCCTTCAAGTCGGGACGGCGCGGCCTGCTGCTGAACCCCGGAGACATCGAAGGCGACAGCCTGCTGAACACGTCCCTGGGCCGGATCAGCCCGGACTTCATTCCCGGCCGGGGGTACGTGGTGGGGCGCGGAAAAGCCCGCAAAATCCAGGTTGCGCTGCCGCCCGAAAACAGGGACTGACACGCCAATGACGGCAGGGCCGCGGAGCCGGTGGATTTGCGGCCCTGCTGCGCGTTGTAGAAGACTACCGGGGACACCAAGAAAGCGGCAGTGGGGGACTGCGCGCACCGAAAGGTAGCAATGACCCCGTCTTCACCGGTTTTCCGCGTTGCTTCGACGACGGCATCAGCAGCAGCCCTGGCCATCACGTTGGGCCTCTTTCCGGCCGGCCCGGCAGCCGCAGTTTCTGCGGAACCCACACCCGCCTCCACAACATCTCCTGACCAATGCCTCCTGGTCTGCTGGTCCGGCCCCACGGAGGACCCGGAACCTGCCGGGCCCACACGGACCCGGAAACCCAAAGAGCCCGAAAGTCCGCCTGCTCCGCCCGCGGACCCTGTGCCCGCGCCTCCGGAGCAGGCCGCACCGTCGGATACGCCTCCTGCCGGAACCGATCCGGTACCGGCCGCCCCGGCGGCCGAACCGGAAGACACCGCCGCGGGTCCGTCCGATGCGGCCACCGCCACAGGATCTGCCGGTTCCCCGCCCCCCACCGGCGCCTCAAGCGGACAGGACTGGAACACCCCCGTCACCAGGTCCGCCCGGGCCAGCCGGGTGGCAGCCGTCAACCCTGACCGCGATCCGGGCTCCGGCGGTCCGGCCCTCCTGCCCATCATCGCAGGCGTCCTGTTGCTGGGCGCCGCGGGTGCTTCCTTCATCTGGTGGGGCAGGAACCGGTTCCGCCCCAGGGCCCACTGACCTGCCAGATTATCTGCCCACATCACAGCTGCGCCCCGAGCATCGGCATCGGGTTTCGGGCAAGATAGGTCTGTGAGTACAGGACCAGGCCCCGCAGAACAGACCGCCACCCGCACCACCGAACCCGTCGAGCCGGAAGCAACCCCCACCGAACCAGTCCGCGAGGAATACGAGAACCTCGTCGACCTCGTCCGGAAATACAGGTTTGCCTATTACCAGGAAGACACCCCCCTGGTTTCCGACGCGGAATTCGATGAACTGTTCCGGCGGCTGGAGGAAATCGAGGCGCTCCACCCGGAACTGGTGTCCAATGACTCGCCAACCCAGGAAGTGGGAGGTGAAGTCTCCGCCGCTTTCGCCGCCGTGGAGCACCTGCAGCGGATGTACAGCCTGGAGGATGTTTTTTCCCTTGCGGAACTCGAAGCCTGGCTCACCAAAGCAGCGGCCGGCATCGAGAAGCTGGGTGACGGATCGCATCGGCCGGCCTGGCTGACCGAACTGAAGATTGATGGCCTTGCGGTCAACCTGCTGTACCGGGACGGGAAACTGGTGCGGGCCGCCACCCGCGGTGACGGCACCACCGGCGAGGACATTACGCACAACGTGCTCACCATCAAGGAAATCCCGCAGGAACTGGACGGGGAGGGGTTTCCCGCGGAGATGGAAATCCGGGGCGAGGTGTTCATCCCCTCGCAGGCCTTCGCCGAGTTTAACGAAGCGCTGATTGAAGCAGGAAAGGCGCCCCTGGCCAACCCCCGCAACGCCGCAGCCGGTTCGCTGCGCCAGAAGGACCCGGCGGAAACAGCCAAGCGTCCCTTGAAAATGTTTGTCCACGGGATCGGTGCCCGCGAGGGGCTCCAGGCACGCAGCCAGTCCGAAACCTACGCCGTGCTTAAGGACTGGGGCCTGCCGGTCAGCCCCTATTCGGAAGTGCTGGGAAGCCTGGACGAGGTCCTGGACTTCATCAAGCGGTACGGGGACAAGCGCCACAAACTGCTGCACGAAATTGACGGCATTGTCATCAAGGTGGACGATTTCGCCATCCAGCGGGCCCTTGGCTACACCAGCCGCGTGCCGCGGTGGGCCGTCGCCTACAAATACCCGCCTGAGGAGGTCCACACCAAGCTCCTGGACATCCAGGTCAACGTGGGCCGCACCGGACGTGTCACGCCCTTCGGCATGATGGAGCCCGTCAAGGTGGCCGGGTCCACCGTGGAGATGGCCACCCTGCACAACCAGGACGTGGTGAAGGCCAAGGGTGTGAAGATCGGCGACATCGTGGTCCTGCGCAAGGCCGGCGACGTCATCCCTGAAATCGTGGGCCCGGTCCTGGCCCTGCGCGACCAGCAGGATCCTCCGGTCCGCGACTTCGTGATGCCAACCGAATGCCCTTCCTGCGGCACGCCTCTGGCGCCGGCCAAGGAGGGCGATGTTGATATCCGCTGCCCCAACTCGAAATCCTGCCCTTCGCAGTTGCGGGAGCGGGTGTTCCACCTTGCCGGGCGTGGTGCCTTCGACATTGAGGCCCTCGGGTGGGAGGCAGCCATCGCCCTCACCCAGCCGGCGGAACCCGACGTTCCGCCGTTGACCACGGAAGCGGCCCTGTTCGACGTCACCCCGGAAATGCTCGCCGATGTCCGGATCAGGCGGGAAAAGCGCACCAAGGGCGTGCCCACCGGGGAGTTTGAACTCGTGCCCTACTTCTACAGCAAGGGCACTGCGAAGTCGCCGTCCAAGCCCACCGCCACTACCGAGAAGCTGTTCCGGGAGCTGGAGAAGGCGAAAACCCAGCCGCTGTGGCGGGTGCTGGTGGCGCTGTCCATCCGGCACGTGGGGCCGAGGGCTTCCCGCGCCCTGGCCACCTCCTTTGGCAGCATGGACGCCATCCGGAAGGCGTCCGAGGATGAACTGGCCCACGTGGATGGGGTGGGTCCCACCATTGCCGCCGCGCTCAAGGAGTGGTTTGCCGAGGACTGGCACGTCGACATCGTCGAGCGCTGGGCCGCGGCGGGGGTGCGGATGGAGGACGAGCGGGATGAGTCCATGCCGCGGACCCTTGAAGGGCTGACGGTCGTGGTGACGGGCTCGCTCCCGAACTTCAGCCGTGACGAAGCGAAGGAAGCCATCCTGGTCCGCGGCGGCAAGGCCTCAGGTTCGGTCTCCAAGAACACCAGCTACGTGGTGGCCGGCGAAAACGCGGGAACCAAGCTGGACAAGGCCGAACAGCTGGGCGTACCCGTGCTGGACGAGGACGGCTTCCGGCAGCTGCTGGCCGGCGGCCCGGCAGCGCTGGAGGGCGGCGCTGATTCCGGGGCGGAACCGGCAGAGGCGGAGGCGGCCCGATGACCGGCGTTACCGGACTGCTGGAGGTGGCCAGGCAGGCTGCGGCCGCCGGAGCCAAGGTCCTCGCCGGCAGGAACGCTGACGCGCTCCACGCCAGCAACAAGGGCGACGCCGGCGATTGGGTCACCGCGTTCGACGTCGCCGCGGAGAACGCGGTCCGCGATGTCATTGCCGCCGCCCGGCCCGGCGACAGCATCACCGGCGAGGAACACGGCACCACCCGGCCGGCGGATCCCACCGGCTACCGCTGGTCCATCGACCCGCTGGACGGCACCACCAACTTCATCCGCAACATCGTCTACTACGGCACCTCCGTGGCAGTGGCCGAG from Pseudarthrobacter siccitolerans encodes:
- the ligA gene encoding NAD-dependent DNA ligase LigA → MSTGPGPAEQTATRTTEPVEPEATPTEPVREEYENLVDLVRKYRFAYYQEDTPLVSDAEFDELFRRLEEIEALHPELVSNDSPTQEVGGEVSAAFAAVEHLQRMYSLEDVFSLAELEAWLTKAAAGIEKLGDGSHRPAWLTELKIDGLAVNLLYRDGKLVRAATRGDGTTGEDITHNVLTIKEIPQELDGEGFPAEMEIRGEVFIPSQAFAEFNEALIEAGKAPLANPRNAAAGSLRQKDPAETAKRPLKMFVHGIGAREGLQARSQSETYAVLKDWGLPVSPYSEVLGSLDEVLDFIKRYGDKRHKLLHEIDGIVIKVDDFAIQRALGYTSRVPRWAVAYKYPPEEVHTKLLDIQVNVGRTGRVTPFGMMEPVKVAGSTVEMATLHNQDVVKAKGVKIGDIVVLRKAGDVIPEIVGPVLALRDQQDPPVRDFVMPTECPSCGTPLAPAKEGDVDIRCPNSKSCPSQLRERVFHLAGRGAFDIEALGWEAAIALTQPAEPDVPPLTTEAALFDVTPEMLADVRIRREKRTKGVPTGEFELVPYFYSKGTAKSPSKPTATTEKLFRELEKAKTQPLWRVLVALSIRHVGPRASRALATSFGSMDAIRKASEDELAHVDGVGPTIAAALKEWFAEDWHVDIVERWAAAGVRMEDERDESMPRTLEGLTVVVTGSLPNFSRDEAKEAILVRGGKASGSVSKNTSYVVAGENAGTKLDKAEQLGVPVLDEDGFRQLLAGGPAALEGGADSGAEPAEAEAAR
- a CDS encoding FtsK/SpoIIIE domain-containing protein yields the protein MRIRLTLRRDPADAKDLAITVDGLATVADVATTLWAADPARKGTPAPDNLSLKIDEAFVGGGMRGNILARGDNLLESGLRPGSVVSLTQVSTQFGDAGASRGPAAATLRILSGPDVGREFSLPSGTSYIGRDRDVDIRLSDPLTSKRHARITVGEGIEIVDTNSANGLLMDGLPVTRATLNSSDTITLGDTTITVVPLGHNQAAAPTSPLVDFNRSPRVVPRFEEPKRVLPAGPKRPEEHPFPYIMLTVPLLMGMVVFAVSNNPLSALFILMMPLFVVGNYVDQKMRTKRQQKEQLKHFRASMAAFREDITELQLVERAVRLQEAPSVSDTVDAIYKLGPLLWTHRPEHGGFLGLRFGLGTVPSRVLLEEPGNNDTEVVYAREIQDCIKQFRDIEGVPVVSQLRSAGSLGIAGARGLVDDVARGMVLQLAGLHSPAEVVLAAITSAQSRERWTWLQWLPHVGSGHSPLSGDHLAAGSAGGASLVARLEDLVEAREAAARRSGPDLRPGLDPAKDEVDAPVVPAVLVIVEDDAPVDRGRLTRLAERGPDAGVHVLWIATDVQALPAACRDFMAVDGEHGTTTGQVRLGRHTYPVSCESVDAALAAQLARMLTPVVDVGKPVTDDSDLPRAVSYATLIGKDFLDNPQAVAERWTENNSVHSSAVANRKDNGTLRALVGSKGIEPLYLDLKNEGPHALVGGTTGAGKSEFLQSWVMGMAAAYSPDRVSFLFVDYKGGAAFADCINLPHTVGLVTDLSPHLVRRALTSLRAELHYREQLLNRKKAKDLLALQREADPEAPPYLIIIVDEFAALASEVPEFVDGVVDVAARGRSLGLHLILATQRPAGVIKDSLRANTNLRVALRMADEDDASDILGVPDAAYFDPSIPGRGAAKTGPGRIQGFQTGYAGGWTTDKPQRPQIDVVEMAFGSGPSWEAPAPEKPVLEAPAGPNDIARMTATIVRAAGTLAIKPPRKPWLDELAKTYDFSRLPNPRTDEQLLLGVADDPVRQAQPTVFYQPDKDGNMAIYGTGGSGKSAALRGIAIAAAVTPRGGPVHVYGIDCGSSGLRMLEELPHVGEIINGDDVERVGRLLRLLRDIADQRSAAFAEVRASTIVEYRKLANRPDEKRIFVLVDGMSAFREAYEHSRLSGLWDIFLQLATDGRTLGIHLVVSGDRPNSVPASLLASIQRRLVLRLSSEDDYISVDVPRDVLGAGSPPGRGLLDGLEVQLAVLGGNSNLALQAREVHKLSEAMLRQGLAAAPGIERLPEQVDLDVLPAGVANLPVIGVDDETLQPAEVMARGPLLLAGPPGAGRTVALVTLAYALRRSNPATELVYIGARRSAVASLPIWNRSVVGPDDVAEVVEDLVEHSSGNPGALAIFIEGLTEFTDTLAESGVGQLVTASIKADQWVIGESETSTWSSAWSLAQPFKSGRRGLLLNPGDIEGDSLLNTSLGRISPDFIPGRGYVVGRGKARKIQVALPPENRD